The window AGGTGCACCAGTCGTACGCGTCGAGGATCAGCTCGGAGTGGTCGTAGTCCTCCTGGGAGGGGGAGAAGACCTCGTTGGCCGCGTCGACCTGACCCGGGTGCAGGACCCACTTGCCGTCGAAGCCCAGCGCCGCCGCCCGGCCGGCCACCTCGCGGTAGGCGTCCACGTCGCGGATCTGGAGGAAGGGGCCGTCGATCGCCTGGAGGTTGTGCATGCGGGCCGCCATCAGGATCCGCATCAGGATGTAGTGGTAGGCGTCCGCGCCGTAGCCGGGCGGCTGCATGCCCACGACCAGGGACTTCATGTTGATCGAGGCCATGAAGTCGGCCGGGCCGAAGATGATGGTCTCCAGGCGCGGCGAGGCGGCGGCGATCTCGTCGACGTTCACCAGGCCCTTGGCGTTCTCGATCTGCGCCTCGATGCCGATCTTGCCGACCTCGAAGCCCATGGTCTTCTCGATCTGGGTCAGCAGGAGGTCGAGCGCCACGACCTGCTGGGCGTCCTGGACCTTCGGCAGCATGATGCAGTCGAGGTTCTGGCCGGCGCCCTCGACGACCGTGATGACGTCACGGTAGGTCCAGTGGGTGGTCCAGTCGTTGACGCGCACGACGCGGGTCTTGCCGGTCCAGTCGCCGTTGTTCAGCGCGTCCACGATCGTGTGGCGGGCGCCTTCCTTGGCGAGCGGCGCGCAGGCGTCCTCCAGGTCCAGGAAGACCTGGTCGGCCGGCAGGCCCTGGGCCTTCTCCAGGAACCGCGGGTTCGAGCCGGGCACCGCGAGGCAGGAGCGACGCGGGCGAAGGCGGTTCACCGGGTGGACTGGCGTGGTCATGCGGGGACCTCCGTGCTTGCAACGAGTGCGTTGTCGATATCGAGGGGAGCGAGCTTGTTGGCCTTGCGGATCTCGTCGACGATACGGCCGATGATCTCCGTGATGCCGAAGTCCTTCGGCGTGAAGACCGCGGCGACACCCGCGGCCTTCAGCGTCACGGCGTCGGCGTTCGGAATGATGCCTCCGACGATGACCGGGATGTCACCCGCCCCCGCCAGCCGCAGGCGTTCCAGGACGTCCGGGACGAGAGCGCTGTGCGAGCCGGACAGGATGGACAGTCCCACGCAGTGCACGTCCTCGGCCAGCGCCGCGGAGGAGATCTCCTCCGGCGTCAGCCTGATGCCCTGGTAGACCACCTCGAAGCCGGCGTCGCGGGCCCGGACTGCGATCTGCTCGGCGCCGTTGGAGTGCCCGTCGAGGCCGGGCTTGCCGACCAGCAGGCGCAGCCGGCCCGAGCCGAGCTCGTCGGCCGTACGGGAGACCTTCTCGCGGACCTCGTGCATCGGCGTGCCGGGCTCGGCGGTGACGGCCACCGGGGCCGAGGAGACCCCGGTCGGGGCGCGGAACTCGCCGAACACCTCGCGCAGGGCGCTGGACCACTCGCCGGTGGTGACACCCGCGCGGGCGCACTCCAGCGTGGCCTCCATGAGGTTCTCGGTGCCCGCCGCGGCCTCCTTGAGGCGTTCCAGCGCCTGCTGGGTGGTGGGGAAGACGAACGGGTCGCCGTTCCCCTGGCGGTCCGAGGACTCCTGGCGCTCGGCGCGCCAGCGGCCGATGCGCTCCACGGTCAGCGCCTCCACGGCGCCGTCGACCGTCATGATGGCGCCGTCCAGGTCGGACGTGAGCGGGTTCTCCTCGGTCTGCTGGAAGCAGTTGACGCCGACGATCTTGTCCTCGCCGGCCTCGATCCGCGCCCGGCGTTCGGCGTGCGAGGCGACCAGCTCGCCCTTCAGGTACCCGGACTCGACGGCCGCCATGGCGCCGCCCATCTCCTGGATCCGGTCGATCTCGGCCAGGCAGTCGGCGACCAGGGAGTCGACTTTGGCTTCGATGACGTGGGATCCGGCGAAGATGTCCTCGTACTCCAGCAGGTCGCTCTCGTGCGCCAGGACCTGCTGGATGCGCAGCGACCACTGCTGGTCCCAGGGCCGGGGCAGGCCCAGCGCCTCGTTCCAGGCGGGCAGCTGCACGGCTCGGGCGCGGGCGTCCTTGGAGAGGGTGACCGCGAGCATCTCCAGCACGATGCGCTGGACGTTGTTCTCGGGCTGGGCCTCGGTCAGTCCCAGGGAGTTGACCTGGACGCCGTAACGGAAGCGACGCTGCTTCGCGTTCTCGATGCCGTACCGCTCCTTGGTGACCTTGTCCCAGATGCGGCCGAAGGCGCGCATCTTGCACATTTCCTCGATGAAGCGGACGCCCGCGTTCACGAAGAAGGAGATGCGGGCGACGACCTCGCCGAAGCGCTCCTCGGGCACCTGGCCCGAGTCGCGCACCGAGTCGAGGACCGCGATCGCCGTGGACATCGCGTACGAGATCTCCTGGACCGGGGTGGCCCCGGCCTCCTGGAGGTGGTACGAGCAGATGTTGATCGGGTTCCACTTGGGGATGTGGTTGACCGTGTAGGCGATCATGTCCGTCGTCAGCCGCAGGGACGGCCCCGGCGGGAAGACGTGCGTCCCGCGCGAGAGGTATTCCTTGACGATGTCGTTCTGGGTGGTGCCCTGGAGCTGGGCGATGTCCGCACCCTGCTCCTCGGCGGCCACCTGGTAGAGCGCCAGCAGCCACATGGCCGTGGCGTTGATCGTCATCGAGGTGTTCATCTGTTCCAGGGGAATGTCCTGGAACAGCCTCCGCATGTCGCCCAGATGGGAGACCGGGACCCCGACCCGGCCCACCTCGCCGCGGGCGAGGATGTGGTCGGGGTCGTAGCCGGTCTGCGTCGGCAGGTCGAACGCGACCGACAGGCCGGTCTGGCCCTTGGCGAGGTTGCGGCGGTACAGCTCGTTGGACGCCTCGGCCGTGGAGTGGCCGGCGTACGTCCGCATGAGCCACGGACGGTCCTTCTGGCGCTCTGTCATCTCAGGCTGTCCCTTAGGCCTTTGAACGGTCTCAGACGTTGCGGAAGCGGTTGATGGCGTCGAGGTGCTTGGCGCGCATCTCGTGGTCGCGGACGCCCAGGCCCTCCTCGGGGGCCAGCGCGAGGACGCCGACCTTGCCCTGGTGGAGGTTGCGGTGGACGTCGTAGGCGGCCTGGCCGGTCTCCTCCAGGGAGTAGACCTTCGACAGGGTGGGGTGGATCTTGCCCTTGGCGATCAGGCGGTTGGCCTCCCACGCCTCGCGGTAGTTGGCGAAGTGCGAGCCGACGATCCGCTTCAGCGACATCCACAGGTAGCGGTTGTCGTACTGGTGCATGTAGCCCGAGGTCGAGGCGCAGGTGGTGATGGTGCCGCCCTTGCGGGTGACGTACACCGAGGCGCCGAAGGTCTCGCGGCCCGGGTGCTCGAAGACGATGTCGATGTCCTCGCCGCCGGTCAGCTCGCGGATCTTGGAGCCGAAGCGCTTCCACTCGCGCGGGTCCTGGGTGTGCTCGTCCTT is drawn from Streptomyces sp. NBC_01232 and contains these coding sequences:
- a CDS encoding HpcH/HpaI aldolase/citrate lyase family protein; the encoded protein is MTTPVHPVNRLRPRRSCLAVPGSNPRFLEKAQGLPADQVFLDLEDACAPLAKEGARHTIVDALNNGDWTGKTRVVRVNDWTTHWTYRDVITVVEGAGQNLDCIMLPKVQDAQQVVALDLLLTQIEKTMGFEVGKIGIEAQIENAKGLVNVDEIAAASPRLETIIFGPADFMASINMKSLVVGMQPPGYGADAYHYILMRILMAARMHNLQAIDGPFLQIRDVDAYREVAGRAAALGFDGKWVLHPGQVDAANEVFSPSQEDYDHSELILDAYDWCTSEAGGKKGSAMLGDEMIDEASRKMALVIAGKGRAAGMQRTTKFEIPEA
- a CDS encoding protein meaA, producing MTERQKDRPWLMRTYAGHSTAEASNELYRRNLAKGQTGLSVAFDLPTQTGYDPDHILARGEVGRVGVPVSHLGDMRRLFQDIPLEQMNTSMTINATAMWLLALYQVAAEEQGADIAQLQGTTQNDIVKEYLSRGTHVFPPGPSLRLTTDMIAYTVNHIPKWNPINICSYHLQEAGATPVQEISYAMSTAIAVLDSVRDSGQVPEERFGEVVARISFFVNAGVRFIEEMCKMRAFGRIWDKVTKERYGIENAKQRRFRYGVQVNSLGLTEAQPENNVQRIVLEMLAVTLSKDARARAVQLPAWNEALGLPRPWDQQWSLRIQQVLAHESDLLEYEDIFAGSHVIEAKVDSLVADCLAEIDRIQEMGGAMAAVESGYLKGELVASHAERRARIEAGEDKIVGVNCFQQTEENPLTSDLDGAIMTVDGAVEALTVERIGRWRAERQESSDRQGNGDPFVFPTTQQALERLKEAAAGTENLMEATLECARAGVTTGEWSSALREVFGEFRAPTGVSSAPVAVTAEPGTPMHEVREKVSRTADELGSGRLRLLVGKPGLDGHSNGAEQIAVRARDAGFEVVYQGIRLTPEEISSAALAEDVHCVGLSILSGSHSALVPDVLERLRLAGAGDIPVIVGGIIPNADAVTLKAAGVAAVFTPKDFGITEIIGRIVDEIRKANKLAPLDIDNALVASTEVPA